The sequence below is a genomic window from Streptomyces sp. NBC_00582.
GCGAAGGCCTTCAGGGTGGCGAGGTTCCCGCCGCCGATGGAGTACACCGCACGGATCCCGGGGTCCCGCGCCAGGGCGGCCCGGACGAGGTCGTACTGGGTGGCGTCCAGTCCCTGCCCCTCGGTGATCTCCACCAGGGCGCGGCCGGGGTGCCGGGCCCGCATCACCCCGCGAAAGCCCATCTCACGCTCCTCCTCGTTGCGGAAGAACCCGCTGGACAGGCTGGTGAGGACATGGCCGGGGCGCTCGCCCAGCCACTGGCCCATGAGGTACGCGGCCGTGGCGCCGGCGGCCCGGTTGTCGATGCCGACGTAGGCGAGCCGGGCGCTCGCGGGCAGATCGGTGACGAGGGTGACGACCGGGATGCCGGCGGCGACCAGCCGGCCCACGGCGGCGGTGATCTCGGGGACGTCCGGCGCCTTGAGGATCACGCCCTGCGAGCCGCGCCGGGCTATCCGGTCGAGGACGGCGATCTGCTCGCCGACCGGTCCGGTCTCCCGGAAGTGGAAGCGGGAGCGCAGCACGGCCGGGTGCAGCGAGGGCAGCTCGGCCTCCAGGGCGGCCCGGACGGCGGTGGTGAACCGTTCGGGCGCCTGCATCACGATGTCCACCATGAAGGTCCGGCCGACGAGCCGGACCTGGGTGCGCTGCCGGTGCAGCTCGGCGATGGCCCGCCGCACCTCCTGGGCGGTGGACTCGCGCACCCCTCCCCTGCCGTTGAGGACCCGGTCGACGGTGGCCTCGCTCACGCCCGCCTGACGGGCGATCTCACGGAGGGGGAAGGGATGGCCCACGGAAGGCTCCTGGCAGTCGCTCTCGTAGGTGCCCGGCGTCGCCTGAGGGGTTTTTGATGGCCGCCTGCCGGTTGTTCGACGGGTTTGTCATGACAAGAATGACAGTGCTGAGCCGCTGTTGTAAGACCTTTCTAGGAGCTGCACCCCCATGCGCATCGGAATCCTCGGCCTCGGCCGCATCGGCGCCTTCCACGCCGAGACCCTCTCCGGACTCGACGCCGTCGAGTCCCTCGTCGTGACCGACCCCTTCGCGGAGGCGGCCAAGGCCGCCGCGGAGCGGTTCGGCGCCGAGGTCGTGGACTCTCCGGAGGCCCTGCTGGCCGCCGGGGTGGACGGCATCGTCGTCGCCGCGGCGACCGACGCCCACCCCGCGCTGATCCTGGCCGGTGTCGAGGCCGGCATCCCCGTGTTCTGCGAGAAGCCCGTCGCGAAGACCATGAGCGAGGGCGTCGAGGTCCTCAAGGCCGTCCAGGGCAAGGACGTGCCCATCCAGATCGGCTACAACCGGCGCTTCGACGCCGGGTTCGTCGCCGCGCGGGCCGCCGTGGCCTCCGGTGAGCTCGGCACACTGCACACCGTCCGCTCCACGACCCTGGACCCGGCGCCGCCGCCGGCCGCGTACGTCGCCGCCTCCGGGGGCATCTTCCGCGACTGCTCGGTCCACGACTTCGACATCATCCGCTGGGTGACGGGCCGTGAGGTCACCGAGGTGTACGCGGTGGGCGGCAACCGGGGCGCCGACTACATCAAGGAGGCGGGCGACGCCGACACCACCGGCGCGCTGCTCACGCTCGACGACGGCACCATCGCCGTGATCTCCAACTCCCGCCACAACGCCCGGGGTTACGACGTCCGCATGGAGATCCACGGCTTCACCGACTCCATCGCCGTGGGCCTGGAGGACAAGCTGCCGCTGCGCTCGGTGGAACCCGGGGTCACCTTCCCGGCCGGCACCCCGCACGACTTCTTCATGGACCGCTTCACGGCCGCCTACCGCGCCGAACTCACCGCGTTCACCGAGGTCGTGGCCGGCACCCGGCCCTCGCCCTGCACGATCGAGGACGCCCTGGAGGCGGGCTGGATCGCGGAGGCCTGCACGCTCTCGCTGCACGAGCACCGGCCCGTGACGATCGCGGAGGTCCGGGCCTCCTGACCCGCGTCACCTCATCGTCGCCTTGCCGAGGGCGGCCCCCGACCGGGGGCCGCCCTCACAGGCAGTAGCGGACCATCCACTCGTCCGGGTCGTACGCGTCACGCGCCGGGTCCCGCGGAGTGGCCGGGCGCTCCTCGACGGTGTCCTGCGGGCGCACCCGCTCGGGCAGCGCCCCGAACCGCGCCTTGCGCCGCGCCTCCGCGGTGACCTCCTGCTGTTCCTCCTGCATCGCACCCTCCCCGTCCGCTGCTCCGTACACCTTCCGTCCTCCTCAACGTCCTTGGCACGCCGTCGGTTCCGGACGCGGCGCACCGCCCGTACGCACGGGTGCGCGCCGCCGCCTGTCGGCGACGGCGCGCAAGCACCGG
It includes:
- a CDS encoding LacI family DNA-binding transcriptional regulator; this translates as MGHPFPLREIARQAGVSEATVDRVLNGRGGVRESTAQEVRRAIAELHRQRTQVRLVGRTFMVDIVMQAPERFTTAVRAALEAELPSLHPAVLRSRFHFRETGPVGEQIAVLDRIARRGSQGVILKAPDVPEITAAVGRLVAAGIPVVTLVTDLPASARLAYVGIDNRAAGATAAYLMGQWLGERPGHVLTSLSSGFFRNEEEREMGFRGVMRARHPGRALVEITEGQGLDATQYDLVRAALARDPGIRAVYSIGGGNLATLKAFADARRECAVFVAHDLDHDNTRLLRDQRLSAVLHHDLRQDMREACHTVMRAHGALPPAGPTLPSAIQVVTPYNMPQAAGG
- a CDS encoding Gfo/Idh/MocA family protein; translated protein: MRIGILGLGRIGAFHAETLSGLDAVESLVVTDPFAEAAKAAAERFGAEVVDSPEALLAAGVDGIVVAAATDAHPALILAGVEAGIPVFCEKPVAKTMSEGVEVLKAVQGKDVPIQIGYNRRFDAGFVAARAAVASGELGTLHTVRSTTLDPAPPPAAYVAASGGIFRDCSVHDFDIIRWVTGREVTEVYAVGGNRGADYIKEAGDADTTGALLTLDDGTIAVISNSRHNARGYDVRMEIHGFTDSIAVGLEDKLPLRSVEPGVTFPAGTPHDFFMDRFTAAYRAELTAFTEVVAGTRPSPCTIEDALEAGWIAEACTLSLHEHRPVTIAEVRAS